One window of the Eucalyptus grandis isolate ANBG69807.140 chromosome 8, ASM1654582v1, whole genome shotgun sequence genome contains the following:
- the LOC104456600 gene encoding uncharacterized protein LOC104456600: MAVQVQAASCPSLSTRISLLSKPSFAIALPRSLAPSDARRVRQKRFKIRAELGGSDGEIKKEGKKKFITREEEPQQYWQSAGEREGENPMKTPIPYIIIFGMSTPFVILAVAFANGWIKVPVR; the protein is encoded by the exons ATGGCAGTCCAAGTCCAAGCAGCTTCATGCCCTTCCCTTAGCACCAGGATCTCACTCCTGTCGAAGCCATCGTTCGCCATTGCTCTCCCTCGGTCCCTCGCTCCATCAGATGCGAGAAGGGTGCGACAGAAGAGATTCAAGATTCGTGCCGAACTAG GGGGAAGTGATGGTGAAatcaagaaagaaggaaagaagaagttCATAACCAGAGAGGAAGAGCCTCAACA ATACTGGCAGTCAGCAGGAGAGAGGGAAGGCGAGAATCCTATGAAGACGCCCATACCGTACATCATCATTTTCGGCATGTCGACTCCCTTCGTCATATTGGCCGTTGCTTTTGCCAATGGTTGGATTAAGGTACCTGTCCGATGA